The following coding sequences lie in one Primulina huaijiensis isolate GDHJ02 chromosome 2, ASM1229523v2, whole genome shotgun sequence genomic window:
- the LOC140961827 gene encoding xyloglucan endotransglucosylase/hydrolase protein 2-like, protein MIYYILFFVALHNLMGYFIKNNSMSVPELCAILFILSLNKIPFAISMDETVPFGVNYSPTWGGNHLTVLDHGKQVQLLLDTHSGAGFNSKKRYGSGIFRMKMKMPNKKDKGVLTTFYLTAVPIGQLIGDRHDEVDIEFLGGDGKQFILSTNVFANDSGHREQQFALWFDPTADFHIYEILWNQHQIAFFVDKIPIRVYKNSKAEIGANYPSNPMHVETSIWNFTAWQGPVDWSQGPFLANYRGFGIDACEHAPSNPQECNSPKYYWNAPRYWQLSGAQKFFLIGHVRRNYMVYDYCADKNKHFIECQPA, encoded by the exons atgatatattatatattgttttttgtTGCATTGCATAATTTAATGGGgtatttcataaaaaataatagtatgAGTGTTCCAGAGTTGTGTGCCATTTTGTTCATTCTTAGTTTGAATAAGATTCCATTTGCAATTAGCATGGATGAAACAGTTCCTTTTGGCGTGAATTACTCTCCAACTTGGGGAGGCAACCATCTTACCGTTCTTGACCATGGAAAACAAGTTCAACTTCTGTTAGACACACACTCGG GAGCAGGATTCAATTCAAAGAAGAGATATGGTTCTGGAATTTTTAGAATGAAGATGAAGATGCCAAACAAAAAGGACAAAGGAGTACTCACAACTTTCTAC CTGACTGCGGTGCCAATCGGTCAACTAATTGGAGACCGTCACGATGAGGTCGATATCGAGTTCTTGGGAGGCGATGGGAAGCAATTCATTTTAAGTACAAATGTGTTTGCAAATGACTCCGGACATAGAGAGCAACAATTTGCGCTTTGGTTCGATCCAACGGCGGATTTTCACATCTATGAGATACTATGGAACCAACACCAAATAGCCTTCTTTGTGGACAAAATACCAATAAGGGTGTACAAGAACTCGAAGGCAGAGATAGGCGCGAATTATCCATCAAACCCGATGCACGTAGAAACAAGCATATGGAATTTTACAGCTTGGCAAGGGCCAGTTGATTGGAGCCAAGGACCTTTTTTGGCCAACTATCGCGGATTCGGGATCGATGCATGCGAGCATGCCCCTTCTAATCCCCAGGAATGCAATTCTCCAAAGTATTATTGGAATGCGCCGAGATATTGGCAACTCAGTGGTGCTCAAAAATTCTTTCTTATTGGACATGTGAGGAGGAATTACATGGTCTATGACTATTGTGCCGACAAGAACAAACATTTCATAGAGTGCCAGCCCGCCTGA
- the LOC140971670 gene encoding uncharacterized protein, with product MHMATKRITEKFSLQAEMSPAVRSWRTTFLTLRDETLASPPTPTVLHLLDQLVFSQYDSLLTAAPELPSHEVTSDVMFLMELARHISRFEGVQDVTQAFTKLSLLFHDVCHCASLEMNSTYWALVLDSFERMVEIFLGKGEEGSMSIGNGSALKATKQCLESLRRLYGLSQRAASLVENEKFLTFLLQVVGCFQGLFSSYYVDGDKLPGYNIVWETLTVAFIMVGKVHSGVGSSLSVNIWQSIIEVLSKVMDILASKSFLVEDKIVSKFYIELLHCLHLVLADPRGNLAGHVSGFVAALRIFFRYGLVNNSYATNQPAGQKDTSMSKNPHFAVSSKSGNGPYRPPHLRKKAVKNTQHEEDSSPILPEDSFCKIYFTSSDSDCSDSDGSVKDNCVVLFAKARLGAIVCIQDLCRADPKSFTVQWAMLLSSSDVLQHRKYDTTLMSCFLFDPNSKVRITAGSTIMAMLDGPASVSLQVAEYKSPSKCGSFTSLSSSLGQILMQLHSGTLYIIKQETQARLLELSFKILMLLVSSTPYSRMPEELLPMIISSIQSRINESFSFQSYRISLMESAISCLNIALSVSPSSMHVSDMLQVEVSTGLFEEQHKSGVLYTLFQYSDQSSSPSLSIEAFQALKALAHNYPQAMTLCWEKISSVVYRVLSFSTDIPTRSWRSSTEPAVAAMKERVMTASIKVLDECLRAVSGFKGTEDLADDKFLGNPFTSDYIKTKAISSAPLYGLETPASVKDESKTFLLARERWLEVTVKHMPLIIKHSSAMVRAASITCFAGMTSSVFFSLCEDKQEFIISSSIDAALSNDVPSVRSAACRAIGVIACFPLLYHSHTEILGKFIHACEHNTCDPLLSVRITASWALANICDSLGRCMNLQNPDREARKSSQFICQLADGALRLTMDNDKVKANAVRALGNLARFIHFTGPHCMHGEPMDSLCLKLESNGVKPQSDYLEDRCDSFHPASSENCEWLEKMVQAFLSCVTTGNVKVQWNVCHALSNLFFNKTLKLQDKDWAASVFSILLLLLRDSSNFKIRIQAAAALAVPETVKDYGRSYYDVIKGVEHIVENFNSNQISAPSNFKYLVALEKQLTSTMLHLLGLAATCDLQTVREFLIKKAVFLELWIKELCSSLGDASNAGDQVKNMASTDQKKEVVSRTVQSLIEVYERSNHRHIAQRFEKLANSLL from the exons ATGCATATGGCCACCAAGAGAATAACAGAGAAATTTTCTCTGCAAGCAGAAATGTCACCTGCAGTAAGGTCGTGGAGAACGACGTTTCTGACCCTGAGGGACGAAACCTTGGCGTCACCGCCTACCCCTACTGTCCTCCACCTCCTCGACCAACTCGTATTTTCTCAATATGATTCTCTCCTCACCGCCGCTCCTGAATTGCCTTCTCACGAG GTCACGTCTGACGTGATGTTTTTGATGGAGTTGGCTCGGCATATATCTCGTTTTGAAGGAGTTCAGGACGTTACTCAGGCCTTTACTAAATTATCCCTCTTG TTCCATGATGTCTGCCATTGTGCTTCTTTGGAAATGAATTCAACATATTGGGCGCTTGTGCTTGACTCTTTCGAAAGGATGGTTGAAATTTTCCTGGGCAAAGGAGAAGAAGGGAGTATGTCGATTGGAAATGGTTCTGCACTTAAAGCTACGAAACAGTGTTTGGAAAGTTTACG ACGCCTTTATGGTCTAAGTCAGAGAGCGGCTTCACTTGTTGAGAATGAGAAGTTTTTAACTTTCCTTCTTCAAGTTGTTGGATGTTTTCAAGGGTTATTTTCTTCTTACTATGTTGATGGTGACAAATTACCTGGATATAACATTGTGTGGGAAACCCTAACTGTTGCATTTATTATGGTTGGTAAAGTACACTCAGGTGTTGGTTCTTCTTTATCAGTTAACATTTGGCAGTCAATAATTGAG GTCCTGAGTAAGGTTATGGACATCTTGGCATCTAAGAGTTTTCTCGTGGAAGATAAGATTGTTTCCAA ATTCTATATTGAGCTTCTCCACTGTCTGCACTTGGTTCTAGCAGATCCTAGAGGAAATTTAGCAGGCCAT GTGTCTGGCTTTGTGGCAGCATTGAGGATATTTTTTAGATACGGCCTTGTAAATAATTCATATGCAACGAATCAACCCGCCGGCCAGAAGGACACTTCAATGAGTAAAAATCCGCATTTTGCTGTGTCAAGTAAATCAGGAAATGGTCCTTATCGACCTCCACATTTACGAAAGAAGGCTGTGAAAAATACGCAGCATGAGGAGGACAGTTCTCCTATTTTACCTGAAGACAGTTtctgtaaaatttattttacatcATCAGATTCAGATTGCAGTGATAGTGATGGATCAGTTAAAGACAATTGTGTTGTcctttttgctaaggctagattAGGTGCAATCGTCTGTATTCAG GATCTATGTCGAGCCGATCCCAAATCCTTCACTGTCCAATGGGCGATGCTTTTGTCATCCAGTGATGTGCTACAGCATAG GAAATATGACACTACTCTGATGAGTTGCTTTCTTTTTGATCCTAATTCAAAG GTGCGGATCACAGCTGGCTCTACTATAATGGCAATGTTGGATGGGCCTGCATCAGTTTCCCTTCAGGTAGCAGAATATAAATCACCTTCCAAATGTGGGTCTTTCACATCACTTTCTAGTTCTCTTGGGCAAATATTAATGCAGTTACATTCAG gtaCTTTGTACATAATCAAACAAGAAACTCAGGCTAGATTGTTGGAGTTGTCTTTTAAAATCCTGATGCTTTTGGTATCATCAACACC ATATTCAAGAATGCCTGAAGAGCTACTGCCAATGATTATCTCTTCAATTCAGTCGAGAATCAATGAAAGTTTTTCCTTCCAAAGTTATCGAATTAGCTTAATG GAATCTGCAATTAGTTGCTTGAACATTGCTCTTTCTGTGTCTCCTTCATCAATGCACGTGAGTGATATGCTTCAGGTGGAAGTATCAACAG GACTTTTCGAAGAGCAACACAAGTCTGGTGTTTTGTATACCTTATTTCAATATTCTGATCAATCATCGAGTCCATCATTAAGCATAGAAGCATTTCAG GCTCTGAAAGCATTGGCACACAACTATCCACAAGCGATGACTTTATGCTGGGAAAAAATATCCTCTGTTGTTTACAGAGTTTTGAGCTTTTCTACAGACATTCCCACAAGATCGTGGAGGAGTAGTACTGAGCCCGCTGTTGCAGCAATGAAGGAGAGAGTCATGACTGCATCAATCAAG GTTTTGGATGAATGTCTTCGTGCTGTATCTGGCTTTAAAGGAACTGAAGATCTTGCAGATGATAAATTTCTTGGTAACCCATTTACATCTGACTATATCAAAACCAAGGCAATCTCATCGGCTCCATTGTATGGCTTAGAGACCCCTGCATCAGTGAAGGATGAATCTAAAACATTTTTGCTGGCAAGAGAGCGGTGGCTTGAAGTAACAGTCAAACACATGCCTCTGATTATCAAACATTCATCAGCTATG GTAAGGGCTGCATCAATTACCTGCTTTGCCGGAATGACTTCATCTGTCTTTTTTTCATTGTGCGAGGACAAACAGGAATTTATTATTAGTTCGTCT ATTGATGCTGCTCTGAGCAATGATGTCCCTTCAGTTAGATCAGCGGCTTGCCGTGCCATTGGCGTTATTGCATGTTTTCCGCTATTATATCATAG CCACACAGAGATCCTGGGGAAGTTTATCCATGCCTGCGAGCATAATACATGTGATCCTCTACTTTCA GTTCGTATTACAGCTTCATGGGCATTAGCAAATATATGTGACTCTCTTGGTCGTTGCATGAATTTACAGAACCCTGACAGAG AAGCTAGGAAAAGCTCTCAATTTATATGTCAACTAGCTGATGGTGCCTTACGGCTGACAATGGATAATGACAAG GTTAAAGCAAATGCTGTCAGAGCTCTGGGGAACCTTGCAAGGTTTATCCATTTTACAGGGCCGCACTGCATGCATGGTGAGCCTATGGATTCTTTGTGTTTAAAACTGGAATCCAATGGAGTAAAACCTCAAAGTGATTATTTGGAAGATAGGTGTGATTCATTCCATCCAGCATCTTCCGAAAATTGTGAATGGCTGGAAAAGATGGTGCAAGCATTTCTTTCTTGTGTGACAACTGGGAATGTTAAG GTTCAGTGGAATGTATGTCATGCATTGAgcaatttatttttcaacaaaactTTGAAACTACAAGACAAGGATTG GGCTGCTTCTGTTTTTAGTATTCTTTTGCTGCTTCTTCGTGATTCTTCTAATTTTAAGATAAGGATACAAGCGGCTGCTGCTTTGGCTGTTCCAGAAACGGTTAAAG ATTATGGCAGATCATATTATGATGTCATTAAAGGTGTGGAGCATATAGTTGAGAACTTCAATTCAAATCAAATCTCTGCTCCTTCCAACTTCAAATATTTGGTTGCACTTGAGAAGCAG TTGACTTCGACTATGTTGCATCTGCTTGGCCTTGCTGCAACATGTGACCTTCAAACCGTACGTGAGTTTCTTATCAAA AAAGCAGTTTTCCTTGAGCTCTGGATTAAAGAATTGTGCTCATCTCTCGGAGACGCGAGTAATGCAGGCGACCAAGTGAAAAACATGGCATCTACGGACCAGAAAAAGGAGGTAGTATCCAGGACAGTTCAGTCACTAATAGAGGTGTACGAAAGAAGTAATCATCGCCATATTGCCCAAAGGTTTGAGAAATTGGCAAATAGCCTGCTGTGA